In Desulfobulbaceae bacterium, the following proteins share a genomic window:
- a CDS encoding response regulator: MRTLIVDDDLMSRLVLIEFLMDYGKTDVAVDGVEAIVAYKTELQAEDPYNLILLDIMMPNMDGIEALSKIRKIEDEQNITLENKAKIIMVTALHDEKTIARAIAANCNAYLTKPVSPKELYSKLAEFKLID; encoded by the coding sequence ATGAGAACACTTATTGTTGATGATGATTTAATGTCCCGCCTTGTCCTTATTGAGTTTCTTATGGATTATGGGAAAACAGATGTGGCGGTTGATGGCGTAGAAGCAATTGTGGCTTATAAGACGGAATTACAGGCAGAGGACCCGTACAACTTGATTCTTCTTGATATTATGATGCCCAATATGGATGGGATTGAAGCGCTCAGCAAAATAAGAAAGATAGAAGATGAGCAGAATATTACCCTGGAAAATAAGGCCAAAATAATAATGGTTACCGCTTTGCATGATGAAAAAACAATAGCAAGAGCAATAGCAGCTAACTGTAACGCCTACCTCACAAAGCCAGTAAGTCCGAAGGAGCTATACAGCAAACTTGCTGAGTTTAAGCTGATCGATTAG
- a CDS encoding response regulator, which produces MESFLTEQMPHTTHNRKNMASQHPPHNKGTLARQITVPLIGLVVLFSILAIGLTYLYLSHSSQAALEAKAEEFVIILNESLEVPIWKLDTSTIKKIGNVIGHNEQVAYLKISDTKGDTLFEYGDPTSHGFIRKSFSIFHKKLEIAQVDLYLSSVLQKRENTNVIMSSIFLVLVVALGLMISTKLLLEKMLQSPLDYLLRRIGYISSGDYREESKDFPQKEFAVIVEKFDDMARKIQLRENSLTEMNKELERQFNEIKIAEKQKADLEVKLRQAYKMEAIGTLAGGIAHDFNNLLGAILGYSEMARDDAPQGSSIARDLDKVLIASHRAKELVKQILTFSRQSQVDLIPIAIQPIIKESLKMLRSSIPTTIEIRDDIDSECGNVLADPTQIHQILMNLCTNAYHAMEEKGGTLSIALKSASIESVAELKTSHGNSGEYIELVVADTGSGIGPDVINKIFDPYFTTKEVGRGTGMGLAIIHGIVNEYGGDIKVESILGKGTTFHVFFPVSDGDVKEAEEMSETIPQGEGHILFVDDEDILAEMGKEMLERLGYDVTVKMSSLEALEVFQNSPDSFDVIITDQTMPGMTGSDLARRILQIRPHMPIILCTGYSTLIDEKSAKFIGIREFANKPLSKITIAQLLRKVLAP; this is translated from the coding sequence ATGGAATCATTTTTAACAGAGCAAATGCCTCATACCACACACAATCGAAAAAATATGGCTAGCCAACACCCCCCGCACAATAAAGGAACCTTAGCCAGACAAATCACGGTACCCCTTATCGGCTTGGTGGTACTTTTCTCAATTCTTGCCATAGGTCTCACGTATCTATACCTTTCCCATAGTTCGCAAGCGGCGCTGGAAGCAAAAGCCGAAGAGTTTGTCATAATTCTCAATGAGAGCTTGGAAGTCCCGATTTGGAAATTAGATACCAGTACAATCAAAAAAATAGGCAATGTTATTGGCCATAATGAACAGGTTGCGTACCTGAAAATATCTGACACCAAAGGGGATACTCTTTTTGAGTATGGAGATCCGACAAGCCATGGTTTCATAAGAAAATCATTCAGCATTTTCCATAAAAAGCTGGAAATAGCTCAGGTTGATTTATATTTAAGTTCTGTTTTACAAAAAAGAGAAAATACTAATGTCATTATGTCATCCATCTTCTTAGTATTGGTTGTAGCATTAGGGCTAATGATAAGTACTAAGCTATTGCTGGAAAAAATGTTGCAGTCTCCCCTTGATTATCTACTCCGGCGTATCGGCTACATAAGCTCAGGAGACTATAGAGAAGAAAGTAAAGATTTCCCACAAAAAGAATTTGCCGTCATTGTAGAAAAATTTGACGACATGGCGAGAAAGATACAATTGCGTGAAAACTCACTGACTGAAATGAACAAGGAGCTTGAGAGGCAGTTTAATGAGATAAAAATAGCTGAAAAGCAGAAGGCCGACTTGGAGGTAAAGCTCAGGCAGGCTTATAAGATGGAAGCGATAGGCACCCTCGCTGGGGGCATTGCCCATGATTTCAATAATCTTCTTGGGGCAATTCTTGGTTATTCTGAGATGGCTCGTGATGATGCACCTCAGGGTTCTTCCATAGCCAGGGACCTTGACAAGGTCCTAATTGCCAGTCACAGGGCAAAAGAGTTGGTTAAGCAAATTCTTACCTTCAGTCGCCAGTCTCAAGTTGATCTCATTCCCATTGCCATCCAACCAATCATAAAAGAATCGCTGAAGATGCTCCGGTCATCGATTCCAACAACTATAGAGATCAGAGATGATATTGATTCAGAATGTGGCAATGTTTTGGCCGACCCGACCCAGATTCATCAAATTCTAATGAATCTCTGTACCAATGCCTACCATGCCATGGAAGAGAAAGGTGGAACACTGTCCATAGCTTTGAAATCAGCTTCGATTGAGTCTGTTGCGGAGCTGAAAACTTCTCATGGAAATTCAGGCGAATATATTGAGCTGGTTGTCGCTGACACGGGGAGTGGTATTGGCCCTGATGTGATTAATAAAATCTTTGATCCGTATTTCACCACAAAAGAAGTTGGCAGGGGAACGGGTATGGGCTTGGCAATTATTCATGGCATAGTCAATGAGTACGGGGGTGACATTAAAGTTGAAAGTATTCTGGGAAAAGGCACCACATTTCATGTCTTTTTTCCGGTCTCTGACGGTGACGTTAAAGAAGCTGAAGAGATGTCTGAAACTATTCCGCAAGGTGAAGGGCATATCCTCTTTGTTGATGATGAGGATATTCTAGCTGAAATGGGCAAGGAGATGCTCGAGAGACTCGGATATGATGTTACGGTCAAAATGTCTAGTCTTGAAGCTCTGGAGGTTTTTCAAAATTCTCCGGACAGCTTTGACGTCATCATTACCGATCAAACTATGCCTGGAATGACAGGTTCTGATCTAGCTAGAAGGATTCTGCAAATCAGACCACACATGCCTATAATCCTCTGCACGGGTTATAGCACTCTCATTGATGAGAAAAGTGCTAAATTTATCGGCATAAGAGAGTTTGCCAATAAACCACTCTCTAAAATAACCATAGCTCAACTGCTTCGTAAGGTGCTTGCCCCATAA
- a CDS encoding transporter substrate-binding domain-containing protein has translation MSRNLLFFKTLLAGIFIPVIVCFIIVTGVISAPPVSQAQGLKAAIFDIAPWGYLDKDGKIGGIEFEIIKAISNEMGEEIDIQLVPYKRMIENLETGVADFAIFYRSKTSEKSGEPIAKWGKLDIIVVGLSGTEIHSYEDLKPLEIGVRLGGSFEPRFDDDTTLKKFSVDNYNHGIKLLMAKRLDAVIGTAATLYYELQKQGVELNQIGEPFFINSTEDWLHFSRKSTNQDKKEKLIQATNALVQNGTFDQIFSKYLPEKWNHF, from the coding sequence ATGAGTAGAAACCTGTTGTTCTTTAAGACCCTACTAGCTGGGATTTTTATCCCAGTCATCGTATGCTTTATCATTGTAACTGGCGTCATCAGTGCCCCCCCCGTTTCTCAGGCTCAGGGCTTGAAAGCAGCAATCTTTGACATTGCACCATGGGGTTATCTTGACAAAGACGGTAAGATTGGCGGCATTGAGTTTGAGATAATTAAAGCCATTTCCAATGAGATGGGCGAGGAAATAGACATTCAACTTGTGCCTTATAAGAGGATGATTGAAAATCTGGAAACGGGTGTTGCCGATTTTGCTATTTTTTATCGAAGTAAGACGAGCGAAAAGTCAGGCGAACCTATCGCCAAATGGGGAAAACTTGACATTATCGTTGTTGGTCTTTCCGGGACAGAGATCCACTCATACGAAGACCTTAAGCCACTGGAAATAGGAGTGCGTTTAGGTGGATCCTTTGAACCCCGTTTTGATGATGACACCACCCTGAAAAAATTTTCCGTTGATAATTATAACCATGGCATAAAACTACTGATGGCCAAAAGGCTTGATGCTGTGATTGGGACTGCGGCTACCCTGTATTATGAACTCCAAAAACAGGGGGTCGAGCTCAACCAGATTGGCGAACCTTTTTTTATTAATTCGACCGAAGACTGGCTCCACTTTTCAAGAAAGTCAACAAATCAGGATAAAAAAGAAAAGCTCATACAGGCAACAAACGCCCTTGTCCAGAACGGCACCTTCGATCAAATTTTCTCAAAATATCTCCCAGAAAAATGGAATCATTTTTAA
- a CDS encoding transporter substrate-binding domain-containing protein has product MKTAKTCILSLFVFVSQLVIHSPVTASEKTYIISYSSGTRFHELVRDRTKAVYDKAGIKAQFVVMPHKRSLSSANEGTSDGDVGRVPSVLERYPNLRRVNVKLMDLNGAVYTVRHDITSYNDAILKQYKVGHINGVQWTEEKMKGLEATKVDNYTILFEMLLQGRIDIALATDISAEETLAGMGEKGSEIHKLNPFVFSKPIHHYVNKKNESIIPQLERAARALHEEGYWKE; this is encoded by the coding sequence ATGAAAACTGCCAAGACGTGTATTTTATCTCTTTTTGTTTTTGTTTCACAACTAGTGATTCACTCCCCAGTAACTGCCAGCGAGAAAACTTATATAATAAGTTATAGCTCCGGCACGCGTTTTCATGAACTGGTCAGGGACCGTACCAAAGCTGTCTACGATAAAGCAGGCATTAAAGCTCAATTTGTTGTCATGCCACATAAGCGCTCACTCTCCAGTGCCAATGAAGGAACTTCAGACGGTGATGTTGGTCGAGTTCCTTCAGTGCTGGAACGCTACCCAAACCTGAGGCGGGTTAATGTGAAGCTAATGGATCTTAACGGTGCAGTCTATACGGTAAGACATGACATTACCTCCTACAATGATGCCATCTTGAAGCAGTACAAGGTCGGTCATATTAACGGTGTGCAGTGGACTGAGGAAAAGATGAAAGGTCTTGAGGCGACAAAAGTTGACAATTACACGATACTCTTTGAGATGCTTCTCCAGGGAAGAATCGATATTGCCTTGGCAACTGATATCAGTGCTGAGGAAACTTTGGCTGGCATGGGAGAAAAGGGCTCAGAAATTCACAAGCTTAATCCTTTTGTTTTTTCAAAACCGATACATCATTATGTCAACAAGAAGAACGAGAGCATTATTCCCCAACTTGAGAGAGCTGCCCGAGCCCTCCATGAAGAAGGCTACTGGAAAGAATAA